A portion of the Candidatus Glassbacteria bacterium genome contains these proteins:
- a CDS encoding DNRLRE domain-containing protein, with protein MFHTRKNTGNCLLPLLVVFLLAEAIAGCAPDGGRRELRFLALTDTHIASGGDLGRFRDFLHSVRDRDVEFAVVLGDIVGHQPEYLEGVRQVAERAELPVYLLPGNHDDNYARNTEWWTSVFPSPYYRFSHAGYHFVMNWSQDREGPLGWLEAALDSIPPGEPIVFCQHYPPGYSGAPDEGPWPLLAGRSSDLVAALSGHTHRRMSDTVGTIRSETLDNCAMDPRREGHFYEITLTGKDITKIEAFPFSELALGSPDNAPPTVAVENDSAYFVLAGPLEVRGTAADDAGLAAVEWRIDNSAWLAAEGTGEWSVPLDPSQLAPGHHLLRLRSRDDAGMNSLGFAAATLYVPEPEPVGNTVVLSQGIAGYSGCTDITVMGHAPEANNDGGDLDCWVYGPDGSQEFSEFYIRFDLRGARPEPDAEVSSVRLELFCSRQNSISPADGDDLYRTGLAGGQWSEEITFRTRPPQPGWLAADEREIEQETAEWPVPAGMQEIRPEVKLVVDLDGFAGDVERWLDNPRDNHGWVISPVREDYNISFRSREYWIPSMRPRLVIEFE; from the coding sequence ATGTTCCACACTCGAAAAAATACCGGGAACTGCCTTCTGCCTCTTCTGGTCGTATTCCTGCTCGCGGAGGCAATCGCGGGATGCGCTCCGGACGGCGGACGGCGTGAACTCAGGTTCCTGGCCCTGACCGACACCCATATCGCCAGCGGCGGGGACCTGGGCCGCTTCCGCGATTTCCTGCACAGCGTGCGGGACCGTGATGTGGAGTTCGCGGTGGTGCTGGGCGATATCGTGGGCCACCAGCCCGAGTACCTGGAGGGTGTCCGTCAGGTGGCCGAGCGCGCGGAGCTGCCGGTCTACCTCCTGCCGGGCAACCACGACGACAACTACGCGCGCAACACCGAATGGTGGACCTCCGTTTTCCCCTCCCCCTACTACCGTTTCAGCCACGCCGGCTACCATTTTGTCATGAACTGGAGCCAGGACCGCGAGGGACCGCTCGGCTGGCTCGAGGCCGCGCTTGACTCGATCCCTCCCGGCGAACCGATCGTGTTCTGCCAGCACTATCCTCCCGGGTATTCCGGCGCACCGGACGAGGGACCCTGGCCGCTGCTGGCCGGGCGCAGCAGTGACCTGGTCGCCGCGCTCTCCGGGCACACGCACCGCAGGATGAGCGATACTGTCGGCACGATCCGCAGCGAGACCCTGGACAACTGCGCGATGGACCCGAGGCGCGAGGGACATTTCTACGAGATTACCCTGACCGGTAAGGATATTACGAAAATCGAGGCATTCCCGTTCAGCGAGCTGGCCCTCGGCTCCCCGGACAATGCTCCGCCCACCGTGGCTGTGGAAAACGACAGCGCGTATTTCGTGCTGGCCGGGCCGCTGGAAGTGCGCGGTACGGCTGCCGACGACGCCGGGCTGGCCGCCGTGGAGTGGCGGATTGATAACAGCGCCTGGCTGGCGGCCGAGGGGACCGGGGAGTGGTCAGTCCCGCTCGATCCCTCGCAACTCGCTCCCGGACACCATCTGCTGCGGCTGCGCAGCCGGGATGACGCCGGGATGAACTCGCTGGGCTTCGCCGCGGCCACGCTCTATGTCCCAGAGCCGGAGCCGGTCGGGAATACGGTTGTACTCAGCCAGGGCATAGCGGGTTACTCGGGCTGCACGGATATCACCGTAATGGGCCATGCCCCGGAAGCCAACAACGATGGCGGAGACCTGGACTGCTGGGTCTACGGCCCCGATGGCAGCCAGGAGTTCAGCGAGTTCTACATCCGGTTCGACCTGCGGGGTGCCCGCCCGGAGCCGGACGCGGAAGTCAGCAGCGTACGGCTGGAACTGTTCTGCAGCCGCCAGAACAGTATTTCGCCGGCGGACGGCGACGACCTCTACCGGACAGGACTCGCAGGCGGGCAGTGGAGCGAGGAGATCACTTTCCGCACCCGGCCCCCGCAACCCGGCTGGCTGGCTGCCGATGAGCGGGAAATCGAGCAGGAAACGGCCGAATGGCCGGTCCCGGCGGGCATGCAGGAAATCAGGCCCGAGGTCAAACTGGTGGTCGATCTCGACGGGTTCGCCGGAGACGTGGAGCGCTGGCTCGACAACCCGCGCGATAACCACGGCTGGGTGATCAGCCCCGTGCGGGAAGACTACAATATCTCGTTCCGTTCCAGGGAGTACTGGATCCCCTCGATGCGGCCCAGGCTGGTGATCGAGTTCGAGTAA
- a CDS encoding xylulose kinase: MPHLALGLDSSTQSLSAAVIDIESRGRVCEITLDYLADERLGGFGIGEDYLLPPEEPGDARQPVAIYFASLDALCERLAGELKKHGLSPANISAINVSGQQHGHVMLSRRAEDVFGQLNADSPPRQTLADILSPAPAVAWARIWRTANTAAEAAAVTERAGGRKRIIELTGSDAPLRFSAFGIRKTALAHPEAYADTAIIHQISSLIPAVLTGQLSIALDWGNACGSSLMNYREKQWSPDLLAAVAADLPGGPDGLRERLPELASARTRAGRVARYFTAGYGFDQECIVGIGSGDNPQTKVLTGGTLLSLGTSFVIMAAAGSAESAIDSRGYANAMYDALDRPFCFGCRTNGALRWDGVRAMHGLGKRDYAAAESALAVTPAGNNGRLFIWRTEAESFPVAPPAGPLRIGYSEPELAADYSGIVESSLAGMYLNSRHIMSGEGELYLTGGPSASLPVLRRAAAIFGRRTVAVESGGAALGAAATAACLWLAKHEPEFDPGAWCSSLLERRAVVEPSREDIRAFHGDQGMLRRYRQSEADIS; the protein is encoded by the coding sequence ATGCCTCATCTCGCCCTCGGACTGGATTCATCCACGCAGAGCCTGAGCGCCGCTGTAATCGATATCGAATCGCGCGGCCGGGTCTGCGAGATAACTCTGGACTACCTCGCCGACGAACGCCTGGGCGGGTTCGGGATCGGCGAGGACTACCTCCTGCCGCCGGAGGAGCCCGGCGACGCCCGCCAGCCCGTGGCCATCTATTTCGCCTCGCTGGACGCGCTGTGCGAGCGGCTGGCCGGGGAGCTGAAAAAACACGGCCTCTCGCCGGCCAATATCTCCGCGATCAATGTCTCCGGCCAACAGCACGGCCATGTCATGCTCAGCAGGCGGGCGGAGGATGTTTTCGGGCAGTTGAATGCGGACAGCCCACCGCGACAAACGCTGGCTGATATCCTCTCCCCGGCGCCGGCCGTAGCCTGGGCCAGAATCTGGCGGACCGCGAACACGGCGGCCGAGGCCGCTGCCGTGACCGAGCGCGCAGGCGGCCGAAAGCGGATAATCGAGCTTACGGGCAGCGACGCCCCGTTGCGCTTCAGCGCGTTCGGCATCCGTAAAACCGCGCTGGCTCACCCGGAAGCCTACGCCGATACCGCTATTATCCACCAGATCAGCAGCCTGATCCCCGCTGTGCTCACCGGCCAACTTTCGATTGCGCTCGACTGGGGCAACGCCTGCGGCAGTTCGCTGATGAATTACCGGGAAAAACAGTGGAGTCCCGACCTGCTGGCCGCCGTCGCAGCCGACCTGCCGGGGGGACCCGACGGCCTCCGGGAACGCCTGCCCGAACTTGCGTCCGCCCGGACCCGGGCGGGACGGGTCGCGCGCTACTTTACCGCCGGCTATGGCTTCGACCAGGAGTGTATCGTTGGAATCGGCTCCGGCGACAACCCGCAGACCAAGGTGCTGACCGGCGGGACTTTACTGAGCCTGGGCACAAGCTTCGTGATCATGGCCGCCGCCGGCAGCGCCGAAAGCGCAATCGACAGCCGTGGGTACGCCAACGCGATGTACGACGCCCTGGACAGGCCGTTCTGTTTCGGCTGCCGGACCAACGGCGCCCTGCGCTGGGACGGGGTCCGGGCCATGCACGGGCTGGGCAAACGCGATTACGCAGCGGCTGAATCAGCTCTGGCGGTTACTCCTGCCGGCAACAACGGCCGTCTGTTTATCTGGCGCACGGAAGCCGAGTCGTTCCCTGTGGCGCCGCCCGCGGGACCGCTGAGGATCGGCTATTCCGAGCCTGAGCTGGCAGCCGATTACAGCGGGATCGTGGAAAGCAGCCTGGCCGGCATGTATCTCAACTCCCGCCATATCATGTCCGGCGAAGGCGAGTTGTATCTCACCGGCGGGCCGTCAGCGAGCCTGCCTGTCCTGCGTCGCGCCGCGGCGATATTCGGGCGCAGGACGGTGGCGGTGGAATCCGGCGGCGCCGCCCTGGGCGCGGCGGCCACAGCCGCCTGCCTGTGGCTCGCCAAGCACGAGCCGGAATTCGATCCCGGAGCCTGGTGCAGCTCACTGCTGGAGCGCAGAGCGGTTGTCGAGCCGTCCCGCGAGGACATCCGGGCATTCCACGGGGACCAGGGAATGCTGCGGCGTTACCGGCAAAGCGAAGCGGACATTTCCTAA